Proteins encoded within one genomic window of Bacteroides sedimenti:
- the holA gene encoding DNA polymerase III subunit delta, translating into MAKQEITYEDILKELKAKQYRPIYYLMGEEPYYIDLISDYIIDNILTESEKEFNLSVVYGADVDIATIINAAKRYPMMSEYQVVVVKEAQNIKNMDELSYYLQKPLNSTILVICHKHGSIDKRKKLAAEIEKAGILFESKKIKDNMLPGFIALYLKKRGIDIEQKSSAMIADFVGTDLSRLTGELEKLIITMPAGQKRITPEQIEKNIGISKDFNNFELKNALLERDVLKANRIIKYFAENPKANPIQMSLSILFNFFSNLMLAYYAPEKSEQGIAQQLGLKSPWQAKEYINAMQKFSGVKVMQIIGEIRNCDAKSKGVGNSGTAQGDLLRELVYKILH; encoded by the coding sequence ATGGCAAAACAAGAAATTACATACGAGGATATACTCAAAGAGCTAAAAGCAAAGCAATACAGACCCATTTATTATTTAATGGGAGAAGAGCCATATTACATTGACCTCATTTCAGACTATATCATAGATAATATTCTGACTGAATCAGAGAAGGAATTCAATCTGTCTGTAGTTTATGGCGCAGATGTAGATATTGCGACTATTATAAATGCGGCAAAAAGATATCCGATGATGTCTGAATATCAGGTTGTTGTGGTTAAAGAGGCGCAGAACATAAAAAACATGGACGAGCTGAGCTACTATCTCCAGAAACCTTTAAACTCAACAATTCTTGTGATATGCCACAAACACGGTTCTATTGATAAACGGAAAAAACTGGCTGCAGAAATTGAGAAAGCAGGTATTCTTTTTGAGTCGAAGAAAATAAAAGATAATATGCTTCCAGGTTTTATTGCATTGTACTTAAAGAAAAGAGGGATTGACATAGAGCAAAAATCTTCAGCAATGATTGCTGATTTCGTTGGAACTGATTTAAGCCGTCTGACAGGAGAGCTTGAGAAATTGATTATTACGATGCCAGCCGGACAAAAGCGAATAACTCCTGAACAGATTGAGAAGAATATCGGGATAAGCAAGGATTTTAATAATTTTGAACTTAAAAATGCTCTTTTAGAAAGAGATGTGCTTAAGGCAAATCGAATAATAAAATATTTTGCAGAAAATCCTAAAGCAAACCCGATTCAAATGTCTCTCTCTATACTTTTTAATTTTTTCTCAAATTTAATGTTGGCTTATTACGCACCTGAAAAATCAGAACAAGGAATAGCTCAGCAGTTAGGGCTCAAATCTCCATGGCAAGCAAAAGAATACATCAATGCCATGCAAAAATTCAGTGGAGTAAAGGTTATGCAAATTATTGGAGAAATAAGAAATTGTGACGCAAAATCGAAAGGAGTGGGAAACTCAGGAACTGCTCAAGGAGATTTACTTCGTGAATTAGTGTATAAAATTCTTCATTGA
- a CDS encoding AMP nucleosidase — protein MKTKQEIVANWLPRYTKRNLEDFTDYILLTNFNKYVEIFAEKFDVPVIGRDANMTSASANGITIINFGMGSPNAAIIMDLLGAIHPKACLFLGKCGGIDKKNQLGDLILPIAAIRGEGTSNDYFPPEVPALPSFMLQRAVSSSIRDYGKDYWTGTVYTTNRRIWEHDEAFKEYLLKTRAMAVDMETATLFSTGFANHIPTGALLLVSDQPMTPEGIKTDKSDSMVTNTFVQDHVDIGIASLRMIIDQKKTVKHLKYE, from the coding sequence ATGAAAACGAAGCAAGAAATTGTAGCAAATTGGCTCCCTCGTTACACAAAACGGAACCTGGAAGATTTTACTGATTACATTTTACTGACTAATTTCAATAAGTATGTAGAAATATTTGCCGAAAAGTTTGATGTTCCGGTAATAGGCCGGGATGCCAACATGACTTCGGCCAGTGCAAACGGAATCACAATTATCAATTTTGGCATGGGAAGTCCCAATGCTGCCATTATCATGGATCTACTCGGCGCCATTCATCCAAAGGCTTGTCTTTTCCTTGGAAAATGTGGAGGCATTGATAAGAAAAATCAGTTAGGAGATCTGATACTTCCTATTGCCGCTATCAGAGGTGAAGGTACATCAAATGATTATTTCCCACCTGAAGTTCCGGCTTTACCTTCGTTTATGCTACAACGTGCAGTTTCGTCTTCTATCCGAGATTATGGTAAAGATTATTGGACCGGGACAGTTTATACAACTAACCGGAGAATCTGGGAACACGACGAGGCATTTAAGGAATATCTGCTCAAAACCCGTGCCATGGCTGTAGATATGGAGACAGCAACTCTATTCAGTACTGGATTTGCTAATCATATTCCAACCGGTGCGTTACTCCTTGTTTCTGACCAACCCATGACTCCGGAAGGAATTAAAACAGACAAAAGCGATAGTATGGTCACAAATACTTTTGTACAAGATCATGTTGATATTGGAATCGCATCTTTACGAATGATCATCGATCAAAAGAAAACGGTTAAGCATCTTAAATACGAATAA